The Deltaproteobacteria bacterium genome has a window encoding:
- a CDS encoding alkaline phosphatase family protein, whose product MKPVLLLDVVGLTRGMLGAETPNLSALARDGFAAELAPVLPAVTCSAQATMLTGKLPRDHGIVGNGWYFRELNEVWLWRQSGALIRGEKMWDAARRRDPALRCANLFWWYNMNTTADLGVTPRPTYPADGSKLFGIYTYPHGLRLELESALGAFPFHTFWGPGAAINASEWIGRAALHVIERHRPTLTLVYLPHLDYDFQRYGTSDPRARAEVTRIDRVAGELIAKVRARGAAVLVVSEYGITDARRPLHPNRVLREAGLLSALETPLGWELLDFGESRAFAVADHQIAHVYVKRREDRARVAEILGSMNGVERVLGDAGKAEFGLDHERAGDLVAVAERDAWFTYYYWLDDARAPDFARTVDIHRKPGYDPAELFFDPARPLVKLRAAWALARKVLGFRYLMDVISLDPAIVRGTHGRLPERAEEGPVAICSEARFAREKMAMTDVFSLTLDLLDR is encoded by the coding sequence GTGAAGCCGGTCCTCCTCCTCGATGTGGTGGGTCTCACGCGGGGGATGCTCGGGGCCGAGACGCCGAATCTGTCGGCGCTCGCTCGCGACGGCTTCGCGGCGGAGCTCGCCCCCGTGCTGCCCGCGGTGACCTGCTCGGCTCAGGCGACGATGCTGACGGGGAAGCTTCCGCGCGATCACGGCATCGTCGGCAACGGCTGGTATTTCCGCGAGCTCAACGAAGTGTGGCTCTGGCGGCAGTCGGGAGCGCTCATCCGGGGAGAGAAGATGTGGGACGCGGCGCGCCGGCGCGATCCCGCGCTCCGCTGCGCGAATCTCTTCTGGTGGTACAACATGAACACCACGGCCGATCTCGGGGTCACGCCGCGGCCGACGTACCCGGCCGACGGGAGCAAGCTCTTCGGCATCTACACCTATCCGCACGGCCTTCGCCTCGAGCTCGAGTCGGCGCTCGGCGCGTTTCCGTTCCACACCTTCTGGGGACCGGGGGCGGCGATCAACGCCTCGGAGTGGATCGGCCGCGCCGCGCTGCACGTGATCGAGAGGCACCGGCCGACCCTCACGCTCGTCTACCTTCCGCACCTGGACTACGACTTCCAGCGCTACGGCACCTCGGACCCCCGCGCCCGTGCCGAGGTGACGAGGATCGATCGTGTGGCAGGCGAGCTGATCGCCAAGGTGAGAGCGCGAGGCGCCGCGGTTCTCGTGGTTTCGGAATACGGAATCACCGACGCCCGTCGCCCCCTGCATCCGAACCGCGTGCTCCGCGAGGCCGGCCTCCTCTCGGCGCTCGAGACACCCCTCGGCTGGGAGCTGCTCGACTTTGGCGAGTCGCGCGCCTTCGCCGTCGCCGATCACCAGATCGCGCACGTCTACGTGAAACGTCGGGAAGATCGCGCCCGAGTGGCCGAGATCCTGGGCTCGATGAACGGCGTCGAGCGAGTGCTCGGCGATGCGGGAAAAGCGGAGTTCGGTCTCGACCACGAGCGGGCAGGAGATCTGGTCGCGGTGGCGGAGCGCGATGCCTGGTTCACCTACTACTACTGGCTCGATGACGCGCGCGCGCCCGACTTCGCGCGCACCGTCGACATACATCGCAAGCCCGGCTACGACCCCGCCGAGCTCTTCTTCGATCCCGCGCGCCCGCTGGTGAAGCTCCGCGCCGCCTGGGCGCTCGCCCGAAAGGTCCTCGGCTTCCGCTACCTCATGGACGTCATCTCGCTCGATCCGGCCATCGTCAGGGGAACCCACGGGCGGCTTCCGGAGCGCGCGGAGGAGGGCCCGGTGGCGATCTGTTCGGAGGCCCGCTTCGCGCGCGAGAAGATGGCCATGACCGACGTCTTCTCGCTCACGCTGGACCTCCTCGATCGCTAG